The Neoarius graeffei isolate fNeoGra1 chromosome 10, fNeoGra1.pri, whole genome shotgun sequence genome has a segment encoding these proteins:
- the tasor2 gene encoding uncharacterized protein tasor2 isoform X3, producing the protein MQHQASSWICVYISKYSDCLDLKLWYDGKTGYIVLLKLTKGRVKEVTENYTQNFTPPTAGYDCHVSEQLRAVCATTSSFLAFERTQYYMYELLDGGEKVEPCPRHVCPFAIVAFSYGKTASSLELKEKSQEKSAFHYQPWRGHLKIESILYNIGLKSIHGAMFPANLPKTVKVDHAIGVSELRKTLPQEVFETSPLGGVSLDGKWFSMYNVISFEARNDLTFLTQELKEKDMALVIRLEDGGFLVLLHSSNFLSYEGAGTDKAFALQGMFVYSESRTVPRETKSGYRKATVSSEVLQVLPALNYAELEMEKCPPKQNEEPLGVMEKHLQNFAALIFPGLTSSPSREASMFPDQYDVPDGFPLVAPKWTEQTGDRLKTYLESPSSFQIPVARALELLAAGKQQRSDDQDDDDVYYYISSPEAPQTPADIVLERDLPNETDHSTCRNVSDEAKETAEQQAETEKTVAAELPHGASMEEVSTPGAAVIATPDDNLGERTDPSPTSGDLPTEHYAQIVHAVNTAQDSEKTSECASVEDTCGGEEFSGAILKETVQTTSVALSSTEIGDDSSTLTSNAEMEVDQSKKVDSLSDVLPKVGGQIPVADKVLQEADLPTSISPPTTSINRTEALIKDCTEVQPEATTSVPSEAKSVPNRRGKRRRRKSLKRKTHRVSQITTSLPNTTLPVCPSTEATPEESTNSDATQSSPSTLKKDWRSLPRRKRNWNADTNMKRTLRSDLKNTEAPYDQNGETEKNTTITEPTIAGNVMPSTPKRKMEGINMRERYGLKTIITDCGFVFVPHGSEVAPGDIKSNENKQAQESSSVTPNSPSGEKPTTTPTHDNPQPSEMENRGQHMPLTHTQNISLTPAKALSSGDVTEKVPVSPKNSAQSTEKPKSAAKDHVYKAISISKLKTVLKRARRTGAQDHGKSVSDNTEPELKKGKLNNDVELSDNSKSTLHCNDKIGSTLQHNPGSQEPVENAPSKSPLRTTSSQEKQISKENGYNNFDNFPPNETVKQANQRLVSEPVESRVEGKRISSDGQSNKEEAAVGVPAPSDALNLLADLALRVNRDKMLPNLGEKHLGTKTTSSHLRVLHLLRDRNPKLKLPPKSPCPEGLVVTGDLIFEISKEHSYSQPTSLPSGLTGICPQVQPPVECVASRLSMKSDLLLKFPDLTSYPGYRNKGSKNGWKFLPTLSPSAPAAVKAKVWSSLFLRCRSFTEKEGSIQVTRHWKENYDFKFDSKFTNDKLDKCVTRALHGKWDFSIEDSYEQVHLIFHMWIGLFYSKPTSRFFHFHNGCPTVERKNPEKVLQCAINKSTPPSDADLTSKEDKPASLNPVSDALDLSVKVSGAVDHCTTEKDPTPSSGVGSGLDHVSKNKEAAIKPSLDYSPSVQSGGVLTDYRSPVEPLDENSAPDSNDCSETEDDTTDATESSCTQLLEHNSAYSQLCDQASNMRLNEHKLFSVQKNELVSKDPSSSKTTNQTSANTNCTETKNVYVFHQIGGPLRPPTLSKVHDSFHGRKIIKSLAFKDKHKDEASVSVHSESVSKDEQCKAGGNEEKPESASVCAHSGNKNECALKNKTGSCSVISVPANDENDAKIEDKSVLLGKDETPVVIHDVSNSPKEKCVSGESSNKVKCNDMVDTRTDVLDVSNKTKQEVKSVIDDTPSHDANETILVEMHVNDKAAEKVGPVPDVRDEIPSDIPDVDHKTKEEVKSVSHAWSDAPGEVLVDDKTKDKVPPVSVEDDPSTDVPEGIKSKEVVKPVSDNTSSDDVRNDTCVNDETNEVPAVTDSKDITSVYDGENTPHGVCDDEDGGGNASDEVSSPNIRDVSGAVLAEAKDKLGVIDDIPVDVQDVHNTNKEARPELDVGADMPADVQDVNNTNKEAKSALDVRDDTPANIQDVNDRAKDEAKCQPDVTDCSSADRQRDVDATEDMAVHEKVYAVEEHVSGKDESNTREITNESERKVAAELTHDADMELDSEEQNTIYDMDISDGEDSENENQEKAPEVNVSGGEILPKALEEGPVKLHEGEMETVASNYSSTEHVSSTSPMSKEDRSSPAVGGTCIPTQNDSESSMLHDPIVVQHETPEVNQYKPRNVPESYEIKDSNIQGTTKEADDLAILNANNVGSGKDTRMLEEDTDQIPLVSTICEGSAAKRFEMHYHFDSMDASPPALQIDSEAEMNSRCCTPTLDEPPYSQGTDELSNLQEVNLEDISETESYCINKGSTSKWLVLDGSEDSHSGVEKSPAHNEQIFPQEPCWSHNKYDDPVKESDESKAFLIDEHVPEENLDYSDYDTIPKPRTTKEMKPQQEQFGNFLEQYEDEQYEELPSSWTHTAEENDLDEWYAHDEDTHYTNRVPVHREVAYRPRQIKTGSNSVVPGWVQRTHYSASSPDVDEPNEKVPSFRHRGGVSESNEESESHGSEPVHYGKKKRKSKFCQNERDEDDDFNVTVDYSIQKTFSCRSDRSSVSRTQTSSPDQHKGDSKQPFDWRIYFRRGGIFESNERNDGPVHDPPSSIVTVFDKKGNRVIFESPSSQKRLSGIHGTSQSVEEQRSTSDTKSLLELEYLIFSERMTSLLKNCKTTSRVKPHHRPNISPVENPMTIQFSRLDEQNSLPALDQPWPTLSKFKINVDMSERKASKKTAKHTKPLHLQSLFCERGTEATCSKLSDITKECSKSYHTMMNDICIGKTIPHQNDELKRKWDAEHATTSKQSGFCGRIKKDMFDHLHDNLNSVVRQACKNKYKFYILVTSADPFFEETKDLLEAEGHTAVEPYQFDFDAHGKTPLLIILRNEDVAEHIFQVPFLLELKKSSRVLFAGIDQPDDVVNLTHQELFAKGGFVVFDETALDTLNLENMKKIVGIMEELDKKGKWKWFLHYRDSRKLRESARCSPEAQRRKQFVDCCQEAGIVEVLPYHECDVISRGRPDYLRCLVCLQIQNISARFPVFITDTPDDTFEKNGILTMNIYTFSRILSNDTCSVS; encoded by the exons GTGTGTATATCTCAAAGTACTCTGACTGCCTTGACCTAAAGCTCTGGTATGATGGCAAGACCGGCTACATTGTTCTGTTAAAGTTGACAAAG GGTCGTGTGAAGGAGGTGACGGAAAACTACACGCAAAACTTCACACCTCCAACTGCTGGGTATGACTGCCATGTATCTGAGCAGCTCAGAGCAGTGTGTGCAACCACCAGCTCCTTTCTAGCATTTGAAAGGACTCAG TATTATATGTATGAGCTGCTGGATGGAGGGGAAAAGGTTGAGCCATGCCCAAGGCATGTGTGCCCATTCGCCATTGTGGCTTTCTCCTATGGAAAAACTGCTAGCTCTTTGGAGTTGAAAGAGAAAAG TCAAGAAAAATCAG CATTTCATTACCAACCCTGGAGAGGCCATTTAAAGATTGAGTCAATTTTGTACAACATTGGGTTGAAGTCCATCCACGGAGCCATGTTTCCTGCAAATCT tcCAAAAACAGTTAAAGTTGACCATGCCATTGGAGTCTCTGAACTGAGAAAAACTTTGCCCCAAGAGGTTTTTGAAACGTCTCCTCTTGGTGGAG tttCATTAGATGGCAAATGGTTTAGTATGTACAATGTCATTTCCTTTGAAGCAAGAAATGACCTAACTTTCTTAACTCAAGAGTTGAAGGAGAAGGACATG GCCCTTGTGATACGTTTGGAAGATGGTGGTTTCCTTGTACTTCTTCATTCATCTAATTTCCTCTCCTACGAAG GTGCAGGCACGGATAAAGCCTTCGCTCTTCAAGGAATGTTTGTTTATTCTGAATCCAGAACTGTGCCAAGAG AGACCAAGAGTGGATACCGTAAGGCTACAGTTTCATCTGAGGTTCTTCAAGTTCTCCCTGCCCTGAATTATGCTGAATTAGAAATGGAGAAGTGTCCTCCGAAGCAAAACGAGGAGCCCCTTGGCGTAATGGAGAAACATTTGCAGAACTTTGCTGCTCTTATTTTTCCAGGGCTAACTAGCAGCCCTAGTAGGGAGGCTAGTATGTTTCCCGATCAGTATGATGTACCTGATGGTTTTCCTCTCGTTGCCCCAAAGTGGACAGAACAGACGGGAGATCGCCTCAAGACATATTTAGAAAGTCCAAGCAGTTTTCAAATTCCAGTGGCGAGGGCACTGGAACTCCTTGCCGCTGGAAAACAGCAGCGCAGCGATGATCAGGACGATGATGATGTCTATTACTATATATCATCACCCGAGGCCCCTCAGACTCCTGCTGACATTGTTTTGGAAAGAGATTTGCCTAATGAAACTGATCATTCAACTTGCAGGAATGTTTCTGATGAGGCGAAAGAAACAGCTGAGCAGCAAGCTGAAACAGAAAAGACTGTAGCTGCCGAACTGCCCCATGGTGCTTCGATGGAGGAAGTCAGCACACCTGGGGCAGCAGTCATTGCAACACCTGATGATAACCTAGGTGAAAGGACAGACCCTTCACCCACGTCAGGTGACCTCCCTACAGAACACTATGCTCAGATTGTTCATGCAGTTAACACTGCTCAGGACAGTGAGAAAACATCCGAGTGTGCCTCAGTCGAGGACACATGCGGCGGAGAGGAGTTTTCCGGGGCGATTTTGAAAGAAACTGTTCAGACCACCAGTGTGGCGTTGTCATCCACAGAAATTGGAGATGATTCCTCGACTCTGACATCGAATGCTGAGATGGAGGTTGATCAGTCAAAGAAAGTAGACAGTTTGTCAGACGTGCTCCCTAAGGTTGGAGGTCAGATACCTGTCGCAGACAAAGTCCTACAGGAAGCCGACCTTCCAACATCCATTTCACCTCCTACTACATCAATAAACCGGACTGAAGCATTAATTAAAGATTGTACAGAAGTACAGCCAGAGGCAACTACCAGTGTTCCTTCTGAGGCGAAATCTGTGCCAAACCGGCGTggaaagaggagaaggaggaaAAGTTTAAAACGCAAAACTCATAGAGTCAGTCAAATCACAACCTCACTTCCAAACACTACTTTACCTGTCTGTCCTTCGACAGAAGCCACTCCTGAAGAGAGTACCAATAGTGACGCAACACAGTCCTCACCCAGCACACTGAAAAAAGATTGGCGTTCTCTCCCAAGGCGCAAGAGGAACTGGAATGCTGATACCAATATGAAGCGGACATTGAGGTCAGACTTGAAAAACACTGAAGCACCGTATGATCAAAATGGTGAAACTGAGAAAAATACCACAATCACAGAACCTACTATTGCAGGAAACGTTATGCCCAGTACACCAAAACGAAAAATGGAAGGAATTAATATGAGAGAACGATATGGCCTGAAGACAATAATCACAGACTGTGGCTTTGTCTTCGTCCCCCATGGCTCAGAAGTTGCTCCTGGAGACATCAAGTCGAACGAAAATAAGCAAGCTCAAGAATCATCTTCAGTTACACCTAACAGCCCTTCAGGGGAGAAGCCAACAACTACACCAACACACGATAACCCTCAGCCATCAGAAATGGAAAACAGAGGTCAGCATAtgcccctaacacacacacaaaacatttcACTGACTCCAGCTAAGGCACTGTCCTCTGGAGACGTTACTGAAAAAGTTCCTGTATCCCCTAAAAACTCTGCGCAGTCAACTGAAAAACCTAAAAGTGCAGCGAAGGATCATGTGTACAAGGCAATATCCATAAGTAAACTAAAGACAGTGCTCAAAAGAGCAAGAAGGACTGGCGCACAGGATCATGGGAAATCGGTATCGGATAATACAGAGCCTGAACTGAAAAAAGGCAAACTAAACAATGATGTAGAGTTGTCAGACAATAGCAAATCGACTCTTCATTGCAATGATAAAATAGGCAGCACGTTACAGCATAATCCTGGGAGCCAAGAGCCAGTGGAAAACGCACCATCTAAATCACCCTTGAGGACCACATCGTCTCAGGAGAAGCAGATCTCAAAAGAAAATG GTTACAACAATTTTGACAACTTCCCCCCTAATGAAACagttaaacaagccaaccaacggCTCGTATCTGAGCCAGTAGAGAGTAGGGTAGAAGGAAAGCGTATTAGTTCTGATGGCCAGAGCAATAAAGAGGAAGCGGCTGTTGGTGTGCCTGCACCTTCAGATGCTCTTAATCTTCTGGCTGATTTGGCCCTCAGAGTAAATAGAGACAAAATGTTGCCTAACCTGGGAGAAAAACACCTTGGAACCAAGACCACTAGCTCGCACCTAAGAGTCCTTCATCTGTTGCGAGACCGCAACCCCAAGTTAAAATTACCTCCTAAATCTCCTTGTCCAGAGGGTCTTGTTGTGACTGGGGATTTGATATTCGAGATATCAAAAGAGCATTCTTACTCACAGCCCACCTCTCTGCCGTCAGGTTTGACAGGCATATGCCCCCAGGTTCAACCTCCAGTTGAATGTGTCGCGTCTCGTCTGTCCATGAAATCTGACCTTCTACTGAAGTTTCCTGATCTCACTAGTTATCCAGGCTATCGTAATAAAGGAAGCAAAAATGGATGGAAATTTCTTCCAACTTTAAGTCCATCAGCCCCAGCTGCTGTCAAGGCCAAAGTATGGAGTTCTCTGTTTCTTCGCTGTCGGAGCTTCACTGAAAAGGAGGGCTCCATTCAAGTGACAAGGCATTGGAAAGAAAATTATGATTTCAAATTTGACAGCAAGTTCACAAATGACAAGCTAGACAAATGCGTGACAAGAGCGCTGCATGG CAAATGGGATTTCAGCATTGAAGACAGTTATGAACAGGTGCATCTCATCTTCCATATGTGGATAGGCCTGTTCTACAGTAAACCCACTTCCAGATTCTTTCATTTCCATAACGGCTGTCCAACAGTGGAAAGAAAAAATCCTGAAAAGGTGTTACAGTGTGCTATTAACAAGTCCACACCGCCGTCTGATGCTGATTTGACCTCAAAGGAGGATAAACCAGCTTCATTAAATCCTGTATCAGATGCCCTTGACCTTTCAGTGAAAGTGTCTGGAGCTGTGGATCACTGCACCACTGAAAAGGATCCTACACCTAGTTCTGGTGTAGGATCCGGACTGGATCATGTGAGCAAAAATAAAGAGGCAGCTATTAAACCAAGTTTAGACTATTCTCCCAGTGTTCAATCAGGAGGCGTTCTTACG GATTACAGATCGCCTGTGGAGCCCTTGGATGAAAATTCTGCGCCTGATTCTAATGACTGCAGTGAGACAGAGGATGATACGACGGATGCCACTGAAAGCTCTTGCACACAACTCTTGGAGCACAATAGTGCATACAGTCAATTGTGTGACCAAGCGTCAAACATGAGATTAAATGAACATAAATTGTTCAGTGTGCAAAAGAATGAACTTGTCAGCAAGGATCCATCTTCATCAAAGACCACGAACCAAACAAGTGCTAATACGAATTGCACTGAGACAAAAAACGTGTACGTGTTCCACCAGATTGGCGGGCCTCTCAGGCCTCCGACTCTTTCAAAAGTGCATGATTCCTTCCATGGAAGAAAAATCATCAAGTCATTGGCCTTTAAGGATAAGCACAAAGATGAAGCCTCTGTATCAGTGCACAGTGAGAGTGTATCCAAAGACGAGCAGTGTAAAGCAGGAGGTAATGAGGAAAAACCTGAAAGCGCATCAGTGTGCGCGCACTCTGGTAATAAGAATGAGTGTGCACTTAAAAACAAGACAGGAAGCTGTTCTGTCATTTCTGTTCCCGCGAATGATGAAAATGATGCAAAAATTGAAGATAAATCTGTGCTTCTTGGCAAAGATGAAACACCTGTGGTCATTCATGATGTGAGTAATAGTCCAAAGGAGAAATGTGTGTCTGGTGAGAGTAGTAATAAGGTAAAGTGTAATGACATGGTTGACACACGGACGGATGTGCTTGACGTAAGTAACAAGACAAAGCAGGAGGTCAAATCTGTAATAGATGACACACCGAGCCATGACGCAAATGAGACCATACTTGTGGAGATGCATGTTAATGACAAAGCAGCAGAGAAGGTTGGACCTGTACCTGATGTCAGAGATGAAATTCCTTCAGATATACCTGACGTGGATCATAAAACTAAGGAGGAAGTTAAATCTGTAAGTCACGCCTGGAGTGATGCCCCTGGAGAAGTGCTTGTTGATGATAAGACAAAGGACAAAGTACCACCTGTATCTGTTGAAGATGACCCATCTACGGATGTACCTGAAGGGATTAAATCAAAGGAGGTGGTTAAACCTGTGAGCGACAACACAAGTTCAGATGATGTCAGAAATGACACGTGTGTTAACGATGAGACAAACGAGGTTCCAGCAGTGACTGATAGCAAAGATATCACATCAGTGTATGATGGAGAAAATACTCCTCATGGTGTGTGTGATGATGAAGATGGTGGTGGTAATGCCTCAGATGAAGTTAGTTCTCCAaacatcagagatgtgtctggagCTGTACTGGCTGAAGCCAAAGATAAGCTTGGTGTCATAGATGACATACCTGTAGATGTACAGGATGTGCATAACACAAACAAGGAAGCCAGACCTGAGCTTGATGTCGGAGCTGATATGCCTGCAGATGTACAGGATGTGAATAACACAAACAAGGAAGCCAAATCTGCGCTTGATGTCAGAGACGACACACCTGCAAACATACAGGATGTCAATGACCGTGCAAAGGATGAAGCCAAATGTCAGCCTGATGTCACAGACTGCAGCTCTGCGGATAGACAGCGTGATGTTGATGCAACGGAAGACATGGCAGTCCATGAAAAAGTGTATGCCGTTGAAGAACATGTGTCCGGGAAAGATGAAAGTAATACACGTGAAATAACTAATGAAAGTGAAAGAAAAGTAGCAGCAGAGCTCACTCATGACGCTGATATGGAACTGGACTCTGAGGAGCAGAACACTATTTATGATATGGATATCAGCGATGGTGAGGATTCAGAAAACGAAAATCAAGAAAAGGCGCCTGAGGTGAATGTCTCTGGTGGTGAAATTCTTCCTAAAGCGCTTGAGGAAGGCCCTGTAAAGCTGCACGAGGGTGAAATGGAAACCGTGGCAAGCAATTATTCATCTACAGAGCATGTGAGCTCAACATCTCCTATGTCGAAGGAAGACCGTAGCTCACCTGCTGTTGGTGGCACTTGCATTCCAACACAGAATGATAGTGAAAGCTCAATGCTTCATGACCCCATTGTGGTTCAACATGAGACACCTGAGGTCAATCAGTACAAACCCAGAAACGTGCCAGAATCATATGAAATAAAAGACTCTAACATCCAGGGCACAACCAAAGAAGCTGATGATTTAGCAATTTTAAATGCAAATAATGTTGGTTCAGGCAAAGATACTAGAATGCTAGAGGAGGACACTGACCAAATACCTCTTGTCTCCACAATTTGTGAGGGGTCTGCTGCTAAAAGGTTTGAGATGCATTACCATTTTGACAGCATGGATGCATCTCCACCAGCTCTGCAAATAGATTCTGAGGCTGAGATGAACAGCAGATGCTGTACTCCTACTCTGGATGAACCACCATACAGTCAAGGGACTGATGAACTTTCAAACCTTCAGGAAGTGAATTTAGAAGACATTTCTGAAACCGAGAGCTACTGTATAAATAAGGGCTCCACCAGTAAATGGTTAGTGCTTGATGGTTCTGAGGATTCGCATTCTGGAGTAGAGAAGTCTCCAGCTCACAACGAACAAATCTTCCCTCAGGAGCCTTGTTGGTCCCATAATAAGTACGATGACCCAGTCAAAGAGAGTGATGAAAGTAAAGCATTTTTAATTGATGAACATGTGCCCGAGGAGAACTTGGACTATTCTGACTACGATACAATTCCCAAACCTAGAACTACCAAAGAAATGAAGCCTCAGCAGGAGCAGTTTGGTAATTTCTTAGAGCAATATGAAGATGAGCAATATGAAGAGCTCCCTTCATCGTGGACACACACAGCGGAAGAAAACGATCTCGATGAATGGTATGCACATGATGAGGATACACATTACACAAACCGCGTTCCTGTCCACAGAGAAGTTGCATATAGGCCAAGACAGATTAAGACAGGGAGTAACTCCGTCGTCCCTGGTTGGGTACAAAGAACTCATTATTCAGCATCCAGTCCGGATGTGGATGAGCCAAATGAAAAAGTTCCTTCTTTTAGACATCGAGGAGGTGTATCTGAATCTAATGAGGAGTCTGAGAGTCATGGCTCAGAGCCTGTGCATTACGGTAAAAAGAAACGCAAGAGCAAGTTCTGCCAAAATGAGCGGGATGAAGACGACGACTTTAATGTGACCGTAGACTACAGCATACAAAAGACCTTTTCATGTCGCTCGGATCGATCAAGCGTATCAAGGACGCAAACATCTAGCCCAGATCAGCATAAAGGAGACAGCAAGCAGCCTTTTGACTGGCGTATATATTTCAGGAGAGGGGGAATATTTGAATCAAATGAAAGGAATGATGGACCAGTTCACGATCCACCTTCTTCTATCGTCACTGTGTTTGACAAGAAAGGGAATAGAGTAATATTTGAAAGTCCTTCCAGTCAAAAGCGATTATCAGGCATCCATGGTACGAGTCAGAGTGTGGAAGAACAGCGATCAACATCTGACACCAAGTCTTTATTGGAACTTGAGTATCTTATCTTTTCAGAGAGGATGACTTCTTTGCTCAAAAACTGCAAGACTACCTCCAGAGTGAAACCACACCACAGACCCAATATCAGCCCTGTTGAAAACCCTATGACCATTCAATTTTCAAGACTTGATGAGCAGAACAGCTTGCCCGCACTTGATCAGCCCTGGCCAACTCTTTCTAAGTTTAAGATAAACGTGGACATGTCTGAAAGGAAGGCCTCGAAGAAAACTGCAAAGCACACTAAGCCCTTGCATctccaaagccttttctgtgaaaGAGGCACTGAAGCAACTTGCTCCAAGTTATCAGACATAACCAAAGAATGTTCAAAGTCTTACCACACGATGATGAATGACATTTGCATTGGCAAGACTATCCCTCATCAGAATGACGAGTTGAAAAGAAAATGGGATGCTGAGCATGCTACAACTAGCAAACAGTCTGGATTCTGTGGTCGCATCAAAAAGGACATGTTTGATCATCTGCATGATAATTTAAACTCTGTTGTGAGGCAAGCGTGCAAGAACAAGTACAAGTTCTACATCTTGGTTACATCAGCGGACCCCTTTTTTGAGGAAACCAAG GATCTGTTGGAAGCTGAGGGCCACACTGCAGTTGAGCCTTATCAGTTTGACTTTGATGCCCATGGGAAAACTCCTCTCCTCATTATCCTGAGAAACGAGGATGTTGCAGAACACATATTTCAG GTCCCATTTTTACTCGAGTTAAAGAAGTCATCCAGAGTTCTATTTGCGGGCATCGATCAGCCTGACGATGTTGTAAACCTCACACACCAAGAGCTTTTTGCCAAGGGAGGATTTGTGGTTTTTGATGAAACCGCCCTGGACACACTGAACTTGG AAAATATGAAAAAGATTGTAGGAATAATGGAAGAACTAGATAAAAAAGGGAAGTGGAAATGGTTTCTGCACTACAGAGACAGCCGCAAGCTTCGAGAAAGTGCAAG